GTAGGCTGCTCAAACTACCCTGCTAGCGGCGTTGAAGTAGCGCAGATAGCTGAAGAATTCGCGAAACGCAGATACATCGTTGTAACATCAGGCTGCTCAGCCATGTCTATCGGTATGTATAGAGATGAAGAAGGCAAGACGATATACGAAACATTCCCAGGGAGTTTTGACGCAGGTGGCGTAACAAATGTGGGCTCTTGTGTAGCCAATGCGCATATAGCTGGTGCTGCGATAAAGATAGCAAGCATATTCGCTAGGAGAAATCTCAGAGCCAACTACGAGGAGATCGCCGACTATATACACAACAGGGTAGGTGCTGTTGGTATAGCGTGGGGTGCGATGAGCCAGAAGGCTGCTGCTATAGCTAGCGGCTTTTGGAGGCTTGGTGTGCCTGTTATAGTTGGTCCGCATGGTTCGAAGTATAGGAGGATGCTTCTGGGTAGGCGCG
This genomic window from Nitrososphaerota archaeon contains:
- a CDS encoding acetyl-CoA decarbonylase/synthase complex subunit alpha, coding for VGCSNYPASGVEVAQIAEEFAKRRYIVVTSGCSAMSIGMYRDEEGKTIYETFPGSFDAGGVTNVGSCVANAHIAGAAIKIASIFARRNLRANYEEIADYIHNRVGAVGIAWGAMSQKAAAIASGFWRLGVPVIVGPHGSKYRRMLLGRRDRDEDWVVYDARTGERVYAGPCPEHLFYAAETKEEAMVMAARLVMRANDTAKGRAIKLSHYIDLHKKFYGTLPDDLHLFVRSESDLSVTIRDEVMKILKDKGWKERPIPDPTLLPRLVRKEA